One Perca flavescens isolate YP-PL-M2 chromosome 9, PFLA_1.0, whole genome shotgun sequence genomic window carries:
- the fip1l1a gene encoding pre-mRNA 3'-end-processing factor FIP1 isoform X2: protein MFSSESDSKDVTEDSDEGQIYQLIYDMITRDDKEEVQIPSSSENTPLHLKTDAEWSAHAFAMCSDTPFSDGSEDETTHNPTHTRQKDQEVKEKKRKKKKEGNDQEVGNTKGLDTDALDSIPGIPVPKASEEKPWRKAGANISDYFNFGFDEESWNTYSTRQSKVRKANRKLYTKILAQKEKESSSPAPPSSGSPSILPSRQPSATNNANKGRRGSRVERSRRLSDGENHSQVTTEMSPEEDRFTSYPSSPSNFNSLFAYIPPPPFLFRSGPLSASPFAALDGAYSKGFDDPSTSGHPCSSAVSPLIPRSMSSKTGGIDTAEAWECYKRKEKHDKDRDRSREHGRDKDTTRSRNRDRESCSSSHSAEERTRHRDTTERGHRRHSLREKEERHGERRHTDDSEGWKKSSRSSSRRPSGEDRDSQSRHKHKKAKRNRKDKETKKMSSDDQGRKLKRD, encoded by the exons atgttttcatcgGAGTCAGACTCCAAAGATGTCACCGAAGATAGCGACGAGGGACAAATATATCAAT tgattTATGACATGATCACCAGAGATGACAAGGAGGAGGTTCAAATCCCATCCAG CTCCGAGAACACACCGCTGCATCTGAAAACTGATGCTGAATGGAGCGCACACGCATTCGCGATGTGCTCTGACACACCTTTTAGTGACGGCTCAGAGGACGAAACGACACACAACCCCACCCACACAAGACAAAAGGACcaggaagtaaaagaaaaaaaaagaaaaaagaaaaaagaaggaaacGACCAGGAAg TTGGTAATACAAAGGGACTAGACACTGATGCATTGGACAGTATCCCAGGAATCCCAGTACCAAAGGCTTCAGAAGAAAAGCCATGGAGGAAAGCTG GTGCTAACATCTCCGATTACTTTAACTTTGGTTTCGATGAAGAGAGCTGGAACACCTACTCTACGAGACAGTCGAAAGTCCGTAAAGCTAATAGAAAACTATACACTAAAATCTTG GCCCAGAAGGAAAAAGAGTCTTCTTCTCCTGCTCCTCCTTCATCAGGCAGCCCCTCTATACTGCCTTCCAG ACAGCCAAGTGCTACCAATAATGCAAATAAAGGACGAAGGGGATCCAGAGTAGAAAGGAGCCGACGTCTCAGTGATGGAGAAAACCATTCtcag GTGACTACTGAGATGTCCCCCGAGGAGGATAGATTTACTTCTTATCCGTCCTCTCCATCGAACTTCAATTCTCTATTTGCATATATTCCTCCACCAC CTTTCCTTTTCCGATCAGGACCGCTGTCTGCCTCCCCGTTTGCTGCTTTGGATGG TGCATACTCCAAAGGCTTTGATGACCCCTCAACTTCAGGGCACCCATGTTCATCAG CTGTATCACCGTTAATCCCAAGGAGTATGTCCTCCAAAACTGGAGGGATTGACACTGCCGAGGCCTGGGAATGCTACAAACGGAAGGAAAAGCATGACAAGGACAGAGACAGATCCAGAGAGCACGGCCGTGATAAAGACACTACTAGAAGCAGAAACAGGGACAGGGAGAGCTGTTCCTCTTCACACAG TGCAGAGGAGCGAACGAGGCACAGGGACACTACGGAGCGAGGCCACAGACGCCACAGTTTGAGGGAAAAGGAAGAACGGCACGGAGAGAGGAGGCACACAGACGACAGCGAAGGATGGAAGAAATCATCGCGCag cagcagcaggaggccCAGTGGTGAGGACAGAGACAGTCAGagtagacacaaacacaagaagGCCAAAAGAAATAGGAAGGACAAGGAGACCAAGAAGATGTCCTCTGATGACCAAGGGAGGAAATTAAAACGTGACTGA
- the fip1l1a gene encoding pre-mRNA 3'-end-processing factor FIP1 isoform X1, protein MFSSESDSKDVTEDSDEGQIYQLIYDMITRDDKEEVQIPSSSENTPLHLKTDAEWSAHAFAMCSDTPFSDGSEDETTHNPTHTRQKDQEVKEKKRKKKKEGNDQEVGNTKGLDTDALDSIPGIPVPKASEEKPWRKAGANISDYFNFGFDEESWNTYSTRQSKVRKANRKLYTKILAQKEKESSSPAPPSSGSPSILPSRQPSATNNANKGRRGSRVERSRRLSDGENHSQVTTEMSPEEDRFTSYPSSPSNFNSLFAYIPPPPFLFRSGPLSASPFAALDGAYSKGFDDPSTSGHPCSSAVSPLIPRSMSSKTGGIDTAEAWECYKRKEKHDKDRDRSREHGRDKDTTRSRNRDRESCSSSHSAEERTRHRDTTERGHRRHSLREKEERHGERRHTDDSEGWKKSSRSSSSRRPSGEDRDSQSRHKHKKAKRNRKDKETKKMSSDDQGRKLKRD, encoded by the exons atgttttcatcgGAGTCAGACTCCAAAGATGTCACCGAAGATAGCGACGAGGGACAAATATATCAAT tgattTATGACATGATCACCAGAGATGACAAGGAGGAGGTTCAAATCCCATCCAG CTCCGAGAACACACCGCTGCATCTGAAAACTGATGCTGAATGGAGCGCACACGCATTCGCGATGTGCTCTGACACACCTTTTAGTGACGGCTCAGAGGACGAAACGACACACAACCCCACCCACACAAGACAAAAGGACcaggaagtaaaagaaaaaaaaagaaaaaagaaaaaagaaggaaacGACCAGGAAg TTGGTAATACAAAGGGACTAGACACTGATGCATTGGACAGTATCCCAGGAATCCCAGTACCAAAGGCTTCAGAAGAAAAGCCATGGAGGAAAGCTG GTGCTAACATCTCCGATTACTTTAACTTTGGTTTCGATGAAGAGAGCTGGAACACCTACTCTACGAGACAGTCGAAAGTCCGTAAAGCTAATAGAAAACTATACACTAAAATCTTG GCCCAGAAGGAAAAAGAGTCTTCTTCTCCTGCTCCTCCTTCATCAGGCAGCCCCTCTATACTGCCTTCCAG ACAGCCAAGTGCTACCAATAATGCAAATAAAGGACGAAGGGGATCCAGAGTAGAAAGGAGCCGACGTCTCAGTGATGGAGAAAACCATTCtcag GTGACTACTGAGATGTCCCCCGAGGAGGATAGATTTACTTCTTATCCGTCCTCTCCATCGAACTTCAATTCTCTATTTGCATATATTCCTCCACCAC CTTTCCTTTTCCGATCAGGACCGCTGTCTGCCTCCCCGTTTGCTGCTTTGGATGG TGCATACTCCAAAGGCTTTGATGACCCCTCAACTTCAGGGCACCCATGTTCATCAG CTGTATCACCGTTAATCCCAAGGAGTATGTCCTCCAAAACTGGAGGGATTGACACTGCCGAGGCCTGGGAATGCTACAAACGGAAGGAAAAGCATGACAAGGACAGAGACAGATCCAGAGAGCACGGCCGTGATAAAGACACTACTAGAAGCAGAAACAGGGACAGGGAGAGCTGTTCCTCTTCACACAG TGCAGAGGAGCGAACGAGGCACAGGGACACTACGGAGCGAGGCCACAGACGCCACAGTTTGAGGGAAAAGGAAGAACGGCACGGAGAGAGGAGGCACACAGACGACAGCGAAGGATGGAAGAAATCATCGCGCag cagcagcagcaggaggccCAGTGGTGAGGACAGAGACAGTCAGagtagacacaaacacaagaagGCCAAAAGAAATAGGAAGGACAAGGAGACCAAGAAGATGTCCTCTGATGACCAAGGGAGGAAATTAAAACGTGACTGA